From the genome of Etheostoma cragini isolate CJK2018 chromosome 23, CSU_Ecrag_1.0, whole genome shotgun sequence:
GTTTCATGTTCGGCATTAAAGGCAAATTTGATGCTACTTAAGGTTATTATTCGTGTTCCTTGCTGACGCTAGATTCTGTGATCATTTATATTATGGTATTCGATTAAAATCTTTTAGTTtgagatgtttttataaaaccttttttattttacatcctTAACTTAATTAACAAGGAGGAACAAACATTGCTTTGTTAGCCAAAGAGAAGTGAGCTCTCACCTGATAATTCTGCCGTTGACCAGCATTAGCCGTAGGTGGTTCTCCTCTAAAGTCTCTGCAGCTGCCGATGCAGTTGACACTTTGTTGAGCTTCCCACGAACCTTGGCACAGAACGCCGCATCCTAAGTTTAACAGACCAGCATCAGTCAATAATCAGAATAAGAattactttattgatccccaaagggaaattctgtgttacagttgcaagaagTATATAAccatcagagtagaaatataaataaaagaaatataaagagtGTGGATATGTATGGAACTTACACAGCCTATTACATATTTAACCCACATGATGCATTGACACTGagctacttttttgttttatcttaaaaaataaataatgaaaagctGATTTTGTGGTATGCTTTGTAAGTGCCAGTTAACAATGACTGCTCACCTCCTCGAGCGGTCCCACCTCCAGCCTCCTTAGCACCTCCCGGGTGTGCTGCTCTAAGATGTCCAAGTTGGAGGGCACTTTAGGGGTCTGCCGCTGCTGCTCCCTCAGCCGCCTCGCAGCCCTTCTTGCCTGGTGGGCCTGGCACAGCTTCTCCAGCGTAGCACGAGTAGCCGGGCAGGCATTCGATCCAGATGGAACTCCACACCCACTTCCCTGAGACTTCACTGGCTTGCTACCACTGACCGGTTCCTCCTATTGatataaaattataatatatgatataaaTGTAATGGGAGTCACGTTTCTACCaaagtagtctatatccacaaccttccacttccaggattgctccgttgccaccGGAAATTCAGCCgtatgtccttctttttggccTGGATGTCCCTTACATTAGGCtcttttttggggaattttaaactctggttaatttatgaggactatggttaacagctcctggtaaatccagacagctagctagactatctgtccaatctgagttttttgttgcacaactaaaacaacttttttacGTACACgtcccaccaaaacaagttccttcccgaggctttttCAGAAGGGACCGTGCTGTGCTTAGCGCTGACCTTGACagttgtgatttttctttttaaagaaatggcaataaaccagaacatgtttttttttttccatcccctaatgctgtgtggactagccagaccctcgtTGTGGCGTAAGGTCTGGCAACTACTACTTAAGTTGGTGATTTACAGGTTCACAAGTTCATATATTTGAATAATCCAGTTACCTTTtgactgttctttttttctctatctgTATCTGAATTTTGTTGTCCGTTTGAGCTTCAGTAGTCTAATTTGTTTACAGATAGCAAATTTGTTTGTACTCATCACCTGCAAAACATgttaagatgtgtgtgtgattgccactggtaaataaaagacagattagcgccacaaaattattttaaaaactatacagtttatatttaaAACCAGCACCAATGCATCAGTTCTCCTCAGAGCTGACAAACACCTGCGTTAAGTGTAACAAAAAAAGGTCTAACCCTCTCCCATATCCTTTCCTTCTTGTCCCGTCTTACCTCCAGGTAGCGGATTTCCTTGGTCAGCTCTTTAATGAGATGGTTAGGCCTGATATGGTCTGGTACTTCACTGGTGGGCTCAGTCACCTGCAAAGCCACAGCAGGCCACATTCAGACAGGGAAAGTAAACAGAAAGAGGTCTGTTGTTGGCCACTGACACGCATCCAGTAGATAAGAACAAACAGTGGTCGAGACGGTGTAACAATAACCATCTGGACTGTAGATATTCAAGGAAGAGTCAGGTTAAGGTGTACGGCGATGACCGTGAGAACACTGTGGCCGACACTCACCTCTCTTTTCAACCAGGTCCTCAGTGCGCTGATTAAAGCCTTGACTCCCTCCACAAGGTAGGTTGGTGGTGGACAGTTGTCCTCTCGTAGCTCTGAGGGAGGGGGGGAACATACaaacattaaatgtataaaaatcaCAGGCAGAAAACTTAaaaccaaatacatttttaaaaatatccaaAGGAGATGTACTATACATCATTTTGCACTGTAACTTCCCAAGTTGATGCATCATGTTTAGATATTAGTGGGAATtattaaacttgtttttctcctatcaaatgtttgttttatttctatgtattattattttcctgACAGGTCTGATATGTAAAACACCTACATTTGATCTTACATCTAATATTGTGTGTTGGACATATTAACGTTTCACTCCCACCTTTTAGCGTTTCCAAGAGGTTCTTGGCCACATACCAACAGATGGCCTCGAAGTACGGAAACTTAAAGAGGTCTGGGGTTTTCAGGCGGCGCTCCATTTCATAACACCTGCAAATCAACAGAAGAAACACAAATTAGTTTCAAGTAGTGATACAGTTACAAccatcaaattaaataaacatttttcatgtatattgtcTGAGCTGTGTACCTGAGCTGCATGCCAATATTGAGGTTGTGAAGGAAGTTTCCTCCAAATGCCATGCAATCCTGAGAGGTGAGAACAGCATGGATCCAGCCTGTAGGGGGCGCCAGAGTACAATTATTTCCACAACTTACCCACAGACTGACTTGCAACAATATTACACATAAGAGAGGACAGGTAAATAGTCATCCTTACTGCTGGACACTTGATCAAATGTATAGGGTTGAGTGATCTGCATGAAAATAGGTAGATATTTACAGCACTTATATGACTGACCATGCACAAAAGACCCACAttatacatacaaaaacaaagttctTGTCCTCCTACAGGAAAAAGATACGTTTTTCTACTACAATGATGTGTTCCCCCTCAGCGAAACAGTGGTCTTTATAAAACAAAGTGACAGAAAGCAGAGTctgaggggtgggggggtgccTGAGAGATAGACCTGATAATGCATGACGGACTGACTGAATGACTGACCTACTGTGCTCTCTGACCCCCACTTAATTCCCAACTCTTCACACCCTCTCTGCCAAAGCTCTTTTTTACCATGCTGCTTCAGCCTGCTGAGAAAGCATGGCTGGAGGACTGAGTGAGGGCATCCAGAAGTTGACGGGCTGAATTGAGCTTTGTCTGTCTGGGTGCAAAGGAACTCTACCGGCTTAAAAAGTGCATTGAGAAACTGATGGATGGACAATTGTGCGACTGGAGACATTAGTTTCACTTAGGTGAATGAAAGCATGTCATACGTAGTTAGTGACATgagaaacaaacatattttagcctcttaacacaACTTGTAATTAACAACAGCAGCACTGCTGGTTAAAGGAATTTAAGAAGAGGAAAGCTGTGATCTACAGCATCGTCACTACTTTCATCATATTACACAACAGccctgtttttctttatttttccatcGCAATTTTGATCATTAAGAACTGTTTGGGTTCTTGCTCAGGAAGACATTCCCTCTCTGTTATTTTCCTTTGGCAGTGACAAAGGACCTTCAAGAAGCCTGTATTTTCCTTGCAGAAGCCATGGGAAGCGGgattattttaacttttgaatGCATGTGAAAAGCCAAACAATCAGTCAACTAAAATTATATAACATTAGTGACACAGATAGCTGTTTGTCCAAGTGTCTGAAAGTTATTGTGCTTGGAAACCACAAAGTAGATGATTATCCAAGAGTCTAGAGGTGCTTTCACACTTAACCCtggttcatttttttctggtttgaAATCTTTCAATCAAACCCTGGCACAGACCAAACAAGACCAATGGAAAAGGAGGATCTTAGACCATTTTCAAGCAGACTCTGGTGCAGTTGTTTGTTGTCTGAAAGCAAACGCACCAAGCGGCAGGGTTGTGTGGTAGTAGATGTTTGATTTCCTCATGAACTCAAAGGCTAATCAGACAGTCAAAAGCAGTAAAAACTGCTTTGTGTTGTACTTGTATCCTACTGTGTACTTTGGCAGCACAATGCTTAATTTAACAATCCAACACTAGTTATCCGCATTAGACTAAAACATTCAATAGGAATTCCAGGCAAGCATAAACAAAACCACAGACCTGTAGGGATGAGCAGGGTGGTTCCTTGGGCCACAACACACTTGTAGCACTTCTCGACTTTGTCCCCAAAGAACAATTCACTCTGATTGGGCGAGGAGCTCCATGCCTCATATAGTGCAAGGTTGGTGGGAGTGGGCTTGATCAAGTAGAAGATCTTCTCACCCTGCCGAGCAGATGAAGAGGAGGTTAAAAATCACCACACAGTAATGACACTTTGATGTTTTGAACATGGCAGCTCTGGTGGTGATGCTGCTAACCCACAAACACATTGAAATGAATGTCCGCTTTAGTTTATAAAAAGGAGAGGGGTGAGATCATCAATATGAGCACAGCAGTGCTGCCCCCGGAGGTGCTTGATGAATAAATGTGATGTGAGAAGCGGGGTGACCTTTCAGCAAGCCAAATCAGCAGTGACTGCCTGTCCTAAAATACCTCGGTATATACAAACACACGCTAAAAATCCCTTGAGCTTGACGAATGATAGGGAAGCATGGTGTTggatttaacaacaaaacagtagTTTATTTGGCCTACAATGGGTTATCAATTATTGCCCGATTTACGAATTCATTCAGCTCTTCTTCATGCAAACACTCACCCAGAGAACATGGTACCAGACAGAGGTGCCTCCAAAGTCTATGTGGAAATCTGTGTAGCTGTCCTTAACCCCCATAAGGCAGTACTTCTGGACAAAGGGCTTGGGGAAGAAGGAGTCGTCCGGCCAGTAGTTCTCTACCCAGGACATATTACGAGCCACATCAGGAACCTCCACCAACTCTGACATCCTTTGTGGTTGATTGGAGCGTggcaaaaagggaaaaaaggaaggtTAGATTTTGATAAAGTTCCTAATACAGATAGAAAAGCTGTCTTaacattcttaaaaaaagatgaccCAAGTATGAGCAAGGTTAACATGCatgttatgtgtttatgtaaaatGTACTATCGCTCTATGTATCATTATTGGATTTCTTAAATTACCAAATATCAAAGTtgggaaaatgttttaattgttttactgACTAGAAATATATAATTGTTTTGCATAAAAATGCAACTATGTTATAATGACTGCAACTTCCACTTTAAAATGCAAGTGAACAGGAATTTAATCGTCAACTACTGATAATTGATCAAGGAAATTTTGAATAGTATTTCGGGTCACTTTTGCCCTTGGAAACAGTAGTTGGACAAAATAAATACTTCCACCAAATACATCTCAAAGCTTCAGAAGGAGTGTTAAGGAGACTAtagatacacacatgcagtatttgCAACACAGCTAAAGCTGGTTTATACAAGTTTTTCCTGAAGTGTGACATGACTGACTGTAATGTACTGCCAGTGTTTATTAGGGATCTGTTCTAACTGAAGCTATTCTTTTAGCCAACAGAGGGAACAGACTTGAGAATAGCTTACTTAGTGTCAGAGAACTCCAGGCTGATGAGGTTGAGGACTTTGGGTCGATGTGGGTTGGTGTAATACTTGATAAACTCGCTGAGCTTCATCTTGCTGTCCGCCTGCCGTGCCACATCTATCACATCGATGACTTTGTTGCCACCTACATGCGAGATAAGTCCACATTAGATATGGAGAAGTTCTGAAGTCAGtaactctgaaataaaaaatatcttcaATTCTTTAATTGGCTGCTGAGTGGGCGTGGGGTTCACTCGGGTCAGCTGCCCTCTGGCATCTCCATGTGCTTTTAGAGATCAAGTCCTGAGGGAAACTGGCACCAATATGGCAGCGTGGGGAGGGGTTGTACAGGGAGGCAAGCGAGACAATCGGTCAGTCTGTCCAGACCACCAGTCCCTGAGGAGGTGTGGGTGGAGGTGCTGCGTTCAATGTCTGTGTGCTTTGGAGGCCGCAAGCATTGATAGAAATATGCatataaatgtgaaaaagagtgtgtgcatgcacttcATGTGGTGTGTTTATGCGtatgagacaaaaaacagatgcttaaaaagggaaaagaagcTGAAACGCGTAGAACACAACTAACAGTTGGAACGCTACAAATCACACTCGGGTGACACATTGGGCCGGAAGCAGGGCCGGGGTGAAGTGTGTGTAGCAAGACAGctggttgttttattttcaccacACCCCTCCcactcacctttttttttttttttttttattacctctttgcatttctcacacacacacatgcacgcacgcacgcacagctGGCCAGCGTCTGATGACAGAGAACAGCTGGAGTAAGGTCGGTCAGTCACACTGTGAGAGCCTAAGCTGCCTAGAAACCACACAACGCCAAGCTCAAACACCAAGagataaaaactaaatcaacaCCCCTACTAAACCACCTCAATAATATATTACACCCAGTAATGTTAACGAAGTCATTAATTAAGGAGTAGCAAAAGTGTCTTAGTCAACATTCTTGAACCAGAAACTCTTTTCTTactgcattcatttaaaatatctttaagtttgaatgtttttctcaTCAATCATCAATGTATACAGTAATGTGGTCGAAAATCATGAACTTTACTCTGCAGTTTAAAGCTCTTTACTATCAATATGGCATTGCGCCACCACAAGTTATTTGTTTTACTAAATATGACAAgggtgcattgcattttttaatttctggtATAATATACAATAGTATATAaactcagcaaaaaaaagaaacgccACCTTTTCAGgacactgtattttaaagatacttttgtcaaaatgaaaataactttaaagATCTTCATTGTAAAAGGcttttaacattgttttccaTGCTAGATCAATGAACCATAAACAATTAATGAACATGCAGCTGTTGAACGGTCAAAAAGACCATAACAGCTTAAGGGCGGTAGGCAATTACGGTcactgttaaaagaaaataaggaaagtAAAGACACCTTTCTACTGACTCTGGAATGGTATGTGCCTTAACCAGCATGCCCCAAATCGTACATCGTTTTACAACTGATCAATCATTCTGAGTCCATTATAAGACTTCCACTGACCATTCATTGGTGCTCTATCACCGGGCCCAATCATTGGCCACACACTTTGTTGGCTACACAACTGTTTAGACCCTAGTCACACACAGAAGACATCAGCTTTCACTCCCGCTCTCATTGTGTTCTAACTGTAAGAATTGCAACCCAACACTTAGTCTCTGGTCACAACACCTGTGCCTTGGCTTAATGCTCAATATGGCATGGGAGGGGGAGATAAAGTGAGAGGGGGAAGTCTGTAACCTGAACTTAATGATAAAAACGTCAGTGGACTTGGTAATGGGCTTGTAATAAGAGCTGGGAAGTGGCAGGCCGTTTCAATAAGGAAGCGTAGTGGTCATAGAGAGGCTAGTGAAAGCTTAGCCATCACTCATTTAGAACTCATTCAGCCATTGCCTGATGCCTGATAAGTGGGTTAAAACCCCATGAACCTAGAAACCTGTTCTTATTGACATACAAATGGCGCCTGCTCAGCGATGGCCACTTAGCTGGCTGGTGTTTGGTGCTTTCAATAGCTTTAAGCATACTACGGCTAACGTGCATACCCACATCCACCCTGAAGGATAAACAATTGTGCGTTATTGTAAATTTGATACAGCTGACGGCAACTGTTTTATGCTGCAGAATAAAGCCCGTTCATTATGAAGTGTCCTTACCAACATACTGTTCCACATCCTTGACAGAGAAAGTAGAGACTGGTAGTTTGAGTCCCAGGCCCTCCATCTCTGTGACCGCTATGGGGTAGCTGAAGCCGTGTCTCTCCAGGTACCTGGTTGTCACATGCTCGCCCTTCATGTGTATCATGATCTCCTCACCACTGAAACAAGACCATAAGAAGTTCAGTATACTTGATCTATTGCCATTTTATTAACAGTCATGAGCccttaaatgttttacaaaaggCAACATTTGGGTGCATCACAAAGATGATTTTTGTGTCAGTATTCAAAGCAATAGCAGCTTTTGATGCAAGGAGGACTTATAATTTTACGATAAGGGGTTACGGAGTGGCTTCAGAACCTAGGCACATAGCTGCCATATCAAGGCTGTAGGCTCCACCGCATtctcaaaaatgtaactacacgtcaGGGTTACAGCGATTATAAAGATGCCACGTGGagactgtacaaattgtgataTATCTATGGCAGGACTGCCATTAACGTCAAGTAGAAAACCAGCTTTAATCAGGAAATCTTTATCAGGTTAAACAGACATGAACAATGCTTGATCTTTGGGCTGTCAGAATAAGCAATTCACAACTCTACAAATTCCAAAATGGATATCTACCTGGCGAAGGTCCTGTTTTGGAGCTCGTTGACAAACACTCGAGTGCCAGCCTGCACTGGCTTCGATCCATCGTCTGGTTCTGTGTAGTCGTGCCTGTGGCCATTGTTGCGCTTTTTCACTACAACAAACAGACACCTGAGGTTCACAAGGTTGTTTCGTACTAATTTTATCATGCCTTTGCCCTTTGTAGCTTGTTCTCCCAACAAAGCGGTAAATTACGGGCATCACCACCATTTTTCATAAAGGACATTGGTTCACTACTCAACCGCTGAGCTAAGAGAAGGGAATGGAGGGGCTTGTCCAATCCAAGTGTATGATTACAACACCATTCAATTAGCCTATGTTTTctgtactatggcaaccgcactttacaaaacctttatttgacgccacttcACATTCAGCcataccttctgctcattgtctgttgtttgcctgtatgtgtgtgtgtttacttgtgtgtttgtttgttttgcttttattgtagaaaaggCTGCTGTAATATAGGAATTTCCctgctgtgggatgaataaagtataatcccATCTATTAATGTCTGCCCTCTGGGCTACCGAGGTTAAGCCAAAGTGTCCTTTTTCCCCCCGTGACAAGTCAAACATACAGAGATGTttgtgggggcgggggggtgtGGCAAATCAGAGGACATTTTTGATGAATGAGATACATGTtaggagggagacagagaaacagaaaggaaagaaaacaggcCACCAATGACAAAAAGCAGTACTCACACTGGGAGGGTCCGTGTAAGACATCACAGTTGGGACAGTGGTAAACATCAATATCCACAGCATGATGCTCTTCCACCTGCACACAGCTGGAGGTGGAGTCAGAGGATGCAGTTAGAACAAGTTCACACTTCTTTCAACGTGTTTAAAAATCTCATGGGACACATTTTTGcgacagtgtttttgtttcacaGTTAGTcggcaaaaacaacaattatcatcatcattaataGGGGTGTGAAATTTGGTTCACGAGAACGAGACTTTAACACTATTAAGAAGAAAACTTCAGTGAAGAAATATGACTGGAAAAATAATCTTTCCTCGGGTAACCAAGGTTTACAACGTAACCCAGCGTTTTTACCTCAACGAGAAGTCTTGTCACATTTTAATCTTGCAAGATCTCGTGGGACAGGATTTCACCACACCACTAATCACTGACCTACAGATTATGCCCTTGAATAATTGATaatcatttggtctataaaataaGGCCCATCACAAGTTCTCAGAGCCAATGGCAATGCCTTagaatgtcttgttttgtcccttttaaGAAAAAGAGACCTAACCAAAAAATTTGCACAAATGATAAATCAACAATCAAAAATAGTTGCCAGTTAATTTAACAGAATTATTGTTAGGCTGTCAGTTGAAGACACGAttctaaataaacaaaaacagtttatatGTTATGAACTGCAGCATAGCGAACTCTAAATCTTCCTCATCAACAAATCTTGAACTAAAAtcttgacaataaaacacaattcgGAGTGGGACTACATTTGTGGACACCATGAGTTCTTTGTCTGACCTGGACAAGTTGAAATACAAGCTCATGCCAAATTTTCAAAAGGTGGTTGTGTTACCATGGGTTATAGGtttgggaaaaacaaacactgagaaAGTACAGTTTGGGTCTGGAAAACTACCTTTGCTCTGATCAATTTTTCCAACAACTGTTTTAAAACTGCTGCCTCACTGGAGACAGGGAGCAAGAAACTGGATGCACATTTCAAAGCTTTTGCCCAATAATAACACAAGGGCACTAGCATGGTACTAGCCCCTTGACACATTCATATTGTTTAGACCATATTTTCAAGCAATCAAGTCAGAAAAAGGGTTCACATCACCCTTTGTGTTGTAAATTAAGAGTTGAAGATATCTGGCCACAAGAAGAGTAAACAAAGCAGTGGTGAAATGGCTGCACAGGCACCAAGCTGGCACTTACATCCAAGTAGAAGTAAATCAGATAAGAAGTTGTACTTTACACACTTTCTCCCAACATCTTAAGGACTGGCTTTTGAGCAGTCAGGCATGTTAACACTTAATTCTTACTATCTGCAGTACATCACACCATGTATTCTGCCCATTGCTCGGACTGTCTGTTCTGTTTTAGTTGTATCTGTTTTAATCGCCATGAGTGATGGCCTGTCCTGTGTTGCTGCTGTCTTCTTAtatgtgtcttgtttttgtttgtttatttgttatgtgcttttgtaaattgtattttattgctgaCTTGACAACTGACCAAGTCAATTGATGGTTCTCATAACATCTtgccaaaggactacagttgaaaagtAGCCGTCTGGCTAACAgtggcacatttacagtaatgttaatgaatgtacgctgtccttaaaaaaaaaaaaaaaagttaaatttgatATGAACACCAAAACAATATGATTCAGCTAGTTAAACCCCTTCACATTTGTAAGTCTGCAAAAGTATCTCATTTTGGCTATTAAAATAATGCaactaatattaaaataatgtacCAAATAGGCTAGTTACATTCTTCCCAATCTGCCATCATTAAGTAAATGCAGAATAAGGTAAAAATCTTGGCTGAGCATCAACTGCTTGAAGTTTTTTCCCTCATGGATGGATCTGCAACAGTGTCGCTCATACCACTACCCCCGACTGTCCTGCAGCAGCCAAACCACAGGCACCAACACACATGCATTCCTCTGTTGCATACCAGAGCCTCATTCCAAAGCAGCATGAACAGCAACCAAGTTGCCAGTCAGACTAAATGGAAACCAATGGAAGTAGCATTAAGAGTTAGAAGAACGGCATGTTTGTGTGATTCAAATATATGTACAGGTCGTTTTAATGGTTAAGTAATGTGAGGGATAGGacggagacaaagacacacacaccaccataATGCTTGCCATTTTAACGCAAATTTTGAGGTCTGAAGcctatgactgttttatgaaGTCATATTGTACGTCTTCATTGTATTGAAATAACTGTTTCCAATAGTGGTCTTATAATCCGTGAACATGACTTTACTTCGCTCAGGCGCttattggtgtgtgtctgtgcacaaaCATCGCCACAATAAAATACTTGGAGGGGCATCATGTACTctgaaaaatatgattttaagccagttaaaggagaattccggttgagtccaacatgtagctctgtttgtaaatttggagtgccgtcagtagagagaaaaacaaa
Proteins encoded in this window:
- the kdm7aa gene encoding lysine-specific demethylase 7A encodes the protein MAAAPLYCVCRQPYDVSRFMIECDICKDWFHGSCVQVEEHHAVDIDVYHCPNCDVLHGPSQLKKRNNGHRHDYTEPDDGSKPVQAGTRVFVNELQNRTFASGEEIMIHMKGEHVTTRYLERHGFSYPIAVTEMEGLGLKLPVSTFSVKDVEQYVGGNKVIDVIDVARQADSKMKLSEFIKYYTNPHRPKVLNLISLEFSDTKMSELVEVPDVARNMSWVENYWPDDSFFPKPFVQKYCLMGVKDSYTDFHIDFGGTSVWYHVLWGEKIFYLIKPTPTNLALYEAWSSSPNQSELFFGDKVEKCYKCVVAQGTTLLIPTGWIHAVLTSQDCMAFGGNFLHNLNIGMQLRCYEMERRLKTPDLFKFPYFEAICWYVAKNLLETLKELREDNCPPPTYLVEGVKALISALRTWLKREVTEPTSEVPDHIRPNHLIKELTKEIRYLEEEPVSGSKPVKSQGSGCGVPSGSNACPATRATLEKLCQAHQARRAARRLREQQRQTPKVPSNLDILEQHTREVLRRLEVGPLEEDAAFCAKVRGKLNKVSTASAAAETLEENHLRLMLVNGRIIRDMRRPGSSPVKMEAEGSSVGPPKSCGDVKSERTPDSQEQHSTVEKPTIFSGLQRVKTELREGHTSVSDVDLDSDSPTECKASLSSSSSSSSDEDSGSSQEEEEKKGLYQQRGSGHTIELDQSGQKLRHKHKPLKRERPTSPSTEEAIQGMLSMAGLLCSAEPEKVASSQEPWWSSSSQCSPLEQREEAQHRLQGDKSPMDSQGNSSEAWDNQGLPSPLSRSHDSSPETDYQYCDPSMSPPHPSKRHAPNPPPISNQATKGKRPKKGMATAKQRLGKILKLNRHNRVFV